The Patagioenas fasciata isolate bPatFas1 chromosome 3, bPatFas1.hap1, whole genome shotgun sequence genome contains a region encoding:
- the ALKAL2 gene encoding ALK and LTK ligand 2 isoform X1: MRQRSAPRLAAAPCCSLWSEIGGLPQQRIRPSHLLVHPSGQTAMSGLRSPGLLGLVLLMLSAGYCKEKTDSADLKDRQSLLNLIMEIIQELKRYHLEKDSGVQYFSKHNYNLDRREVTDYGGYQDEQRVEIVPRDLRMKDKFLKHLTGPLYFSPKCSKHFHRLYHNTRDCTIPAYYKRCARLLTRLAVSPMCMEG; this comes from the exons ATGAGGCAGCGCTCCGCGCCGCGGCTGGCTGCCGctccctgctgctccctgtggAG TGAAATAGGAGGCCTCCCACAGCAGCGGATCCGTCCTTCTCACCTGCTTGTGCACCCTTCGGGTCAGACTGCAATGAGTGGACTGAGGTCtcctgggctgctggggctggtgctctTAATGCTCTCAGCAGGATATTGCAAAGAGAAAACTGACTCTGCAGATTTGAAGGACAGGCAAAGTCTCTTAAATCTCATCATGGAGATCATTCAGGAACTGAAAAGGTACCACCTGGAGAAGGACAGTGGGGTGCAGTACTTCTCCAAGCACAACTATAACTTGGATCGAAGGGAAGTGACCGACTACGGAGGATACCAGGATGAGCAGAGAGTTG AAATAGTTCCCAGAGATCTGAGGATGAAAGACAAGTTCTTAAAGCATTTAACAG gTCCACTCTACTTTAGTCCAAAATGTAGTAAACACTTTCATCGGCTTTATCACAATACAAGGGACTGCACTATCCCAGCAT ACTATAAAAGATGTGCCAGGCTTCTTACTCGATTGGCAGTAAGCCCGATGTGCATGGAAGGATAA
- the ALKAL2 gene encoding ALK and LTK ligand 2 isoform X2, with protein MSGLRSPGLLGLVLLMLSAGYCKEKTDSADLKDRQSLLNLIMEIIQELKRYHLEKDSGVQYFSKHNYNLDRREVTDYGGYQDEQRVEIVPRDLRMKDKFLKHLTGPLYFSPKCSKHFHRLYHNTRDCTIPAYYKRCARLLTRLAVSPMCMEG; from the exons ATGAGTGGACTGAGGTCtcctgggctgctggggctggtgctctTAATGCTCTCAGCAGGATATTGCAAAGAGAAAACTGACTCTGCAGATTTGAAGGACAGGCAAAGTCTCTTAAATCTCATCATGGAGATCATTCAGGAACTGAAAAGGTACCACCTGGAGAAGGACAGTGGGGTGCAGTACTTCTCCAAGCACAACTATAACTTGGATCGAAGGGAAGTGACCGACTACGGAGGATACCAGGATGAGCAGAGAGTTG AAATAGTTCCCAGAGATCTGAGGATGAAAGACAAGTTCTTAAAGCATTTAACAG gTCCACTCTACTTTAGTCCAAAATGTAGTAAACACTTTCATCGGCTTTATCACAATACAAGGGACTGCACTATCCCAGCAT ACTATAAAAGATGTGCCAGGCTTCTTACTCGATTGGCAGTAAGCCCGATGTGCATGGAAGGATAA